In Vigna angularis cultivar LongXiaoDou No.4 chromosome 8, ASM1680809v1, whole genome shotgun sequence, one DNA window encodes the following:
- the LOC108345823 gene encoding cytochrome c1-2, heme protein, mitochondrial, producing MAGGVIRQLLRRKLQSCSSSSSFTSPVISKIDGANSTGSNSLRALALVGAGVTGILSFSTTALADEAEHGLACPSYPWPHKGILSSYDHASIRRGHQVYQEVCASCHSMSLISYRDLVGVAYTEEEVKAMAAEIEVVDGPNDEGEMFTRPGKLSDRFPQPYGNEAAARFANGGAYPPDLSLITKARHNGQNYVFALLTGYRDPPAGVSIREGLHYNPYFPGGAIAMPKMLNDGAVEYEDGTPATESQMGKDVVSFLTWAAEPEMEERKLMGFKWIFVLSLALLQAAYYRRLRWSVLKSRKLVLDVVN from the exons ATGGCTGGAGGTGTTATTCGGCAGTTATTGAGGAGGAAACTCCAATCTTGTTCTTCT AGTTCTTCTTTCACGTCACCCGTTATCTCAAAGATCGATGGTGCCAACTCTACTGGCAGCAACTCTTTACGAGCACTTGCATTAGTAGGAGCTGGTGTCACGGGGATTTTAAGTTTTTCAACAACAGCATTAGCTGACGAAGCTGAGCATGGCCTGGCATGTCCCAGCTATCCATGGCCTCACAAGGGCATTCTCAGTTCATATGATCATGCTTC GATTCGTCGTGGTCATCAAGTTTATCAAGAAGTCTGTGCTTCATGTCATTCCATGTCTTTGATATCATACCGTGATTTGGTTGGGGTTGCTTATACAGAAGAAGAGGTAAAGGCTATGGCAGCGGAGATTGAGGTGGTTGATGGCCCTAATGATGAGGGTGAGATGTTTACACGCCCTGGTAAACTCAGTGATCGCTTTCCTCAGCCATATGGAAATGAAGCCGCTGCTAGGTTTGCTAACGGTGGAGCCTATCCTCCAGATCTTAGTCTCATCACCAAA GCTCGACACAATGGTCAGAACTATGTGTTTGCACTTTTAACTGGATATCGTGACCCTCCTGCTGGCGTTTCG aTTAGAGAAGGACTGCACTATAATCCTTACTTTCCCGGCGGGGCCATTGCAATGCCTAAAATGCTTAATGATGGTGCTGTTGAATATGAAGATGGCACCCCTGCTACAGAATCTCAG ATGGGTAAAGATGTGGTGTCATTCCTGACCTGGGCAGCCGAACCCGAGATGGAGGAAAGAAAACTG ATGGGATTTAAATGGATATTTGTTCTATCACTTGCATTACTTCAAGCAGCCTATTACCGCCGCCTGCGGTGGTCCGTTCTAAAGTCTCGCAAGCTGGTTCTTGATGTTGTCAACTAG